TTATCTTTGATAACATAACTTAAATTCTTATCGTCTTCCACGTACAGTATCTTCGCCATTATTTCTCTTGAGGTATATTTATTCTAAATATGGAACCCACACCATATTTACTTTCCACATTTATTTTCCATTTGTGAGCTTTTACTATTTGCTCCACATAATTTAAACCAAGACCAAAACCTTTTACATTATGTACATTACCCGTTGGTACCCTATAAAACTTATTGAATATCTTACCTAAATATTCCTCAGGTATACCTATTCCCTTATCTTTTACCTCTAATACCACACCATAGTCATCATTTTTTGTAACTACAGTTATATCTGCTGGCTTCTTAGAATACTTAATAGCATTCTCCACCAAGTTCCTAACAACACTTAATAAATGAACTTTATCAGCATATATTGATGTCTGCTCCGCATCCAACTTCAAAGTCAGCCCGCTACCTATTTCAAGTTTAACGCTCTCCAAAACCTCAGACAATAATACATGAAGTTCTTGCAATTGAATATTCAACTCTAACTTCCCTTTTCCTACTTTGGCTGTGGTCAATACAGTCTCTACTTGATTTTTTAGCCGTAAATTCTCTTGCTTGATTATTTGAACATACCTCTTCATTCTTTCAGGCTGCTCCATTATTTTATCCTGAGCAAGTACATCAGTTGCTACCCTTATGGTAGAAATAGGCGTTTGAAACTCATGGGTCATATTATTAACAAAATCCCGCTGTACTTCACTCAGCTTCTTTTGTCTCAAAATCACAAACATGGCATAAACAAAGAAACCAGTAATTAGCAATGTTACGATAGAAGACAGTATCCAAAAATCAAGATTTTGGAACAAAAAACTACCTTTTGATGGAAACCTGACACCAAAATAGTTTAAAAACTTATCCGTTTTTGGTAAGATAGTGGGCTCAATATGGTCAATTTCAAAATTAGCATTAACACTCCCCCCATATCTTATCTCGTCTGTGTCACAATCATAAATGCCATACTCAAAACTAGTATTCACATCGTGCCTCTTAAATTCTTGTCTTAAATAATGCTCGAGTACGGCAGCGTCTAAAGGCGTTCTAAGATTAACCACATAGTAATCATCTTCCAACCTTT
This sequence is a window from Arcticibacterium luteifluviistationis. Protein-coding genes within it:
- a CDS encoding sensor histidine kinase, coding for MTRNAIRLIIITGSLAIAAIIGIQIFWVKRAYDIENDRFRQSAVEALNEVANNISRIYDLTEIETPVERLEDDYYVVNLRTPLDAAVLEHYLRQEFKRHDVNTSFEYGIYDCDTDEIRYGGSVNANFEIDHIEPTILPKTDKFLNYFGVRFPSKGSFLFQNLDFWILSSIVTLLITGFFVYAMFVILRQKKLSEVQRDFVNNMTHEFQTPISTIRVATDVLAQDKIMEQPERMKRYVQIIKQENLRLKNQVETVLTTAKVGKGKLELNIQLQELHVLLSEVLESVKLEIGSGLTLKLDAEQTSIYADKVHLLSVVRNLVENAIKYSKKPADITVVTKNDDYGVVLEVKDKGIGIPEEYLGKIFNKFYRVPTGNVHNVKGFGLGLNYVEQIVKAHKWKINVESKYGVGSIFRINIPQEK